The proteins below come from a single Funiculus sociatus GB2-C1 genomic window:
- a CDS encoding ferrochelatase encodes MVATPEKLQQTPNAQQGTDKVAVLLMGYGEVESYEDFANYNEQALNLLTAKFAPVPTWMYPPIAKILAIFDLHEWDHQHGNFISPHNAIFEKQRAGIEKNLQEKWGDRVQVFKAFNFCAPFLPEQVLTEIKAQGFDKILIYPLLVVDSIFTSGIAVEQVNNALVNLADGSEHWVKGQRYIPSFYNETAYIDLLANLVEEKIVRDLAVAHLPSQTGIVLMNHGCPHKAKGFTSGIVESQALYDKVRDKLMNKYPLISVGWLNHDTPLIEWTQPDAKQAALNLIQLGATSLVFMPIGFATENHETLLDVDHILHGLRRRHPHVTYVQMECVNDNPEFLKMAADWANPQIEALLSEQALSVNPQMAAVQAHTHSGHHHGHDHDHQHGHNHDHHHH; translated from the coding sequence TTGGTTGCCACCCCTGAAAAACTGCAACAAACACCGAACGCTCAACAAGGTACAGACAAAGTAGCCGTCTTGCTAATGGGTTACGGAGAAGTTGAAAGTTACGAAGATTTCGCCAACTACAACGAACAAGCTTTAAATCTACTCACCGCCAAATTTGCCCCAGTTCCCACCTGGATGTATCCGCCAATTGCCAAGATTTTGGCAATTTTTGACTTGCACGAGTGGGATCATCAGCACGGTAATTTTATTTCCCCCCACAACGCCATTTTTGAAAAACAGCGGGCTGGGATAGAGAAAAATTTACAGGAAAAATGGGGCGATCGCGTCCAAGTTTTCAAAGCCTTTAACTTCTGCGCCCCCTTCCTACCCGAACAAGTCCTCACAGAAATCAAAGCTCAAGGATTTGACAAAATCCTGATCTACCCCCTATTAGTAGTAGATTCCATCTTCACCAGCGGCATCGCCGTCGAACAAGTCAACAACGCCCTAGTCAATCTCGCTGATGGCAGTGAACACTGGGTCAAAGGACAGCGTTACATCCCCTCCTTCTACAACGAAACCGCCTACATCGATTTGCTAGCCAATCTCGTAGAAGAGAAAATTGTTCGCGACTTGGCAGTAGCGCATCTGCCCTCGCAAACAGGGATCGTGTTGATGAACCACGGTTGCCCCCACAAAGCCAAAGGCTTTACATCAGGTATTGTCGAAAGTCAAGCCCTGTACGACAAAGTACGGGACAAACTGATGAACAAATATCCGCTGATTTCAGTGGGCTGGCTCAACCACGACACGCCCCTAATTGAATGGACTCAGCCTGATGCTAAGCAAGCGGCTCTTAACCTAATTCAGCTAGGGGCAACATCACTTGTCTTCATGCCGATAGGCTTTGCCACAGAAAATCACGAAACTCTGTTAGATGTAGACCACATCCTGCACGGGTTGCGTCGTCGCCATCCGCACGTTACCTACGTGCAAATGGAGTGCGTTAACGACAATCCCGAATTCTTAAAGATGGCGGCAGATTGGGCAAATCCTCAAATTGAGGCTTTACTCTCAGAGCAAGCACTTTCCGTAAATCCTCAGATGGCAGCAGTGCAAGCTCATACCCATAGCGGTCATCACCACGGTCACGATCACGACCATCAGCACGGTCATAATCACGACCATCACCACCACTAA
- a CDS encoding diguanylate cyclase, with product MSAVVRKWLLAVTGFSPEKGDRSQFFGRLSIAVDPRYSLRVRLGLAVGGITLILSILQSVTVSQLTSARIEAEAGNALVELAHQITDKLDRGMFERYRDIQNIATLHTLRDYATPSEEMRSFLEKLQSTNPNYAWIGLADTLGIVQVSTGKLLEGKNSQQPWFLKGQKLPDVADLHKTALAKLLPNFNGESLSVVDVAAPVTDFEGNFKGVLCAHLSWEWAREVRNWLSALQSRSQVEMLILSQNGTMLLGSPKLQGLQMKPKNFDPERYGENRYLVETWADGKTYITGFARSQGYLNYPGLGWVVLVRQKTDIAFAPARQLQQQILIGDMVFGVVLAIFGWMVAGKIVDPILAIASALHRIRLGDKIQIPVRQGNDEIALLWQSLSQLLQKVTEQENQLVASNQLLHLELSDRAKAEVVLQQSEEQLRLALEAARIGIWDWNILTDKITWSDNYALLFGLEAGTFNGTYEAFNECVHPEDRESITQALNRCVKAKADYEQEFRVIWRDRSIHWIEAKGQFFYDSGFQAVRMVGTVMDITRRKQTESNLQKAKDELEFKAIKRNEELSQANEELQLKLFERQRTQKMLQDQAQLLDLAHDAILTLDLNFNLTFWNRGAEKMYGWTKQEALGKESYKLLQTQFPKGLPEIQAKLLREGRWEGELIQTKRDGTTIVVAGRLAIQRDLHGNPIKILEINSDITATKRSEDALIASGVRLAGILDIAEDAIISVNQSQQITLFNQGAEKIFGYTANEVLGKPLSLLLPESFADAHPQDLAQFFQSESVARKIGDRREIFGCRKNGTEFPAEASISQLELGSEKIFTVILRDITERKASEEALQEANTELRSWVKELESRNREIALLGEMSHILQTCLSIEEAYSAIAGLVQPLFPNFSGGVFVINSSKQIVEAVATWGDSTFTSQLLFTPNECWALRRGRSHLFECDHRGLRCKHRLGIGLDQARRTNTEENYSQSPIPNPQSPIPPASLCVPMMAQGEALGVLYLSSQALGQFTQAKQQLATTVAEHIGLALANLKLHEALKQQSIRDTLTGLYNRRYLEESLEREISRAERKQQSLGIIMIDVDHFKHFNDTFGHEAGDTVLRELGVFLKSHTRGSDIACRYGGEELTLILPEASLEATRERAEAIREGVKHLNLQNRRQSLGSITLSIGVAIFPTHGLTGSAVIRAADAALYRAKQQGRDRVLCAS from the coding sequence ATGAGTGCAGTGGTACGCAAATGGCTCTTAGCAGTAACTGGGTTTTCACCGGAGAAAGGCGATCGCTCCCAGTTTTTCGGTCGCCTTAGCATCGCTGTCGATCCTCGATACAGTCTCAGAGTCCGCTTGGGTTTGGCAGTTGGTGGCATTACCCTGATACTGTCGATCTTGCAAAGTGTCACCGTCAGCCAACTTACTAGCGCCAGAATAGAAGCTGAGGCGGGTAATGCCTTAGTCGAGTTAGCGCACCAGATTACAGATAAGCTGGATCGGGGGATGTTCGAGCGCTACCGGGATATTCAGAATATCGCCACACTCCACACACTGCGAGATTATGCGACGCCATCAGAGGAGATGCGAAGTTTCCTAGAAAAGCTGCAAAGCACCAATCCTAACTATGCCTGGATTGGTCTTGCTGACACCTTGGGAATTGTCCAAGTTAGTACGGGAAAATTGCTGGAAGGCAAAAACTCTCAACAACCTTGGTTTCTCAAAGGGCAGAAATTACCTGATGTAGCCGATTTGCATAAAACAGCGCTGGCTAAGTTGCTACCCAACTTTAATGGCGAATCCCTGAGCGTTGTAGATGTAGCCGCACCCGTGACCGATTTTGAAGGTAATTTCAAAGGTGTATTGTGCGCTCATCTAAGTTGGGAATGGGCTAGAGAAGTTCGCAACTGGCTGTCGGCGCTACAAAGCCGTTCCCAGGTAGAGATGCTGATTTTAAGTCAAAATGGCACCATGTTGTTAGGTTCGCCAAAGTTACAGGGGCTACAGATGAAACCCAAAAACTTTGACCCAGAACGTTATGGTGAGAACCGCTATCTAGTTGAAACTTGGGCAGATGGTAAAACTTATATAACTGGTTTTGCTCGCTCTCAGGGCTACTTGAACTATCCTGGCTTGGGTTGGGTGGTGCTGGTGCGGCAGAAAACTGATATTGCGTTTGCGCCAGCGCGTCAGTTGCAACAACAGATATTGATCGGGGACATGGTGTTTGGCGTCGTGTTGGCGATATTTGGCTGGATGGTGGCTGGAAAGATTGTCGATCCAATTTTAGCGATCGCATCCGCCTTACACCGCATCCGTCTGGGCGATAAAATCCAAATACCAGTACGCCAAGGAAATGATGAAATTGCCTTGCTCTGGCAATCTTTAAGTCAACTGCTCCAAAAGGTCACAGAACAAGAAAACCAACTCGTTGCGAGTAACCAGCTGCTGCATTTAGAATTAAGCGATCGCGCCAAAGCAGAAGTCGTACTGCAACAGAGTGAAGAGCAGCTGAGATTAGCCCTAGAAGCAGCCCGCATAGGGATTTGGGACTGGAATATCCTCACCGACAAAATTACTTGGTCTGATAATTATGCACTGCTATTCGGGCTGGAAGCAGGAACATTTAATGGCACCTATGAAGCTTTCAATGAATGCGTTCATCCTGAAGACCGCGAAAGCATCACCCAAGCCCTAAACAGATGCGTGAAAGCCAAAGCAGACTACGAACAGGAATTTCGTGTCATCTGGCGCGATCGCAGCATCCACTGGATAGAAGCCAAAGGACAATTTTTCTACGATAGCGGCTTCCAGGCGGTGCGGATGGTTGGCACAGTCATGGATATCACCCGACGAAAGCAGACAGAATCGAATCTGCAAAAAGCCAAAGACGAGCTAGAGTTCAAAGCCATAAAGCGTAACGAGGAATTGAGCCAAGCCAACGAAGAGTTGCAACTCAAACTCTTCGAGCGCCAACGCACACAAAAAATGTTACAAGATCAGGCACAACTGCTCGATCTGGCTCACGATGCCATCCTAACTTTAGATTTGAACTTTAATCTCACCTTTTGGAATCGTGGCGCAGAAAAAATGTATGGTTGGACAAAACAAGAAGCTTTAGGAAAGGAAAGCTATAAATTACTGCAAACGCAATTTCCCAAAGGGTTGCCTGAAATCCAAGCCAAGCTATTACGAGAAGGACGCTGGGAAGGTGAACTTATCCAGACCAAACGGGATGGTACAACTATCGTAGTTGCTGGACGTTTGGCAATTCAACGGGATTTGCACGGCAATCCGATAAAAATTCTGGAAATCAACAGTGACATCACAGCTACTAAGCGAAGCGAAGACGCGCTAATAGCTTCCGGTGTTCGTCTGGCAGGAATTTTGGATATTGCTGAAGATGCGATTATCTCAGTAAATCAAAGCCAGCAAATTACATTATTCAATCAAGGCGCGGAAAAGATTTTTGGCTACACTGCTAATGAAGTTTTAGGAAAACCGCTTAGCTTGCTGTTGCCAGAAAGTTTTGCAGATGCTCATCCTCAAGACCTGGCGCAATTTTTCCAATCTGAGAGTGTGGCAAGGAAAATCGGCGATCGCCGCGAGATTTTTGGTTGTCGCAAAAATGGTACAGAGTTCCCTGCTGAAGCTTCAATTTCCCAACTGGAATTAGGCAGCGAAAAAATATTTACTGTAATTTTGCGCGACATCACTGAACGTAAGGCCTCAGAAGAAGCCTTGCAGGAAGCTAACACTGAGTTACGTAGCTGGGTAAAGGAATTAGAATCTCGCAACCGAGAAATCGCCTTGCTTGGAGAAATGAGCCATATTCTACAAACTTGCTTAAGTATTGAAGAAGCTTATAGCGCGATCGCTGGATTAGTCCAACCCTTATTTCCTAATTTCTCAGGTGGGGTATTTGTGATTAATTCCTCAAAACAAATAGTTGAGGCTGTTGCTACCTGGGGAGATTCAACGTTTACTAGCCAGCTTTTGTTCACGCCTAATGAATGTTGGGCGCTACGACGTGGGCGATCGCATTTGTTTGAATGCGATCATCGTGGTTTGCGCTGCAAGCACAGATTGGGGATTGGGCTAGATCAAGCCAGGCGCACCAACACCGAGGAGAATTACTCCCAATCCCCAATCCCCAATCCCCAATCCCCAATCCCCCCTGCATCTCTATGCGTCCCGATGATGGCACAGGGGGAAGCCTTGGGCGTACTGTATTTGAGTTCTCAAGCTTTGGGACAATTCACCCAAGCCAAACAACAGTTAGCCACAACAGTTGCTGAACACATTGGGTTGGCGTTGGCAAACTTAAAACTGCACGAAGCTCTCAAGCAGCAGAGTATCCGTGACACTCTTACTGGTTTATATAATCGCCGTTACTTGGAAGAATCTCTGGAACGGGAGATTAGCCGCGCTGAGCGCAAACAGCAATCACTGGGAATCATTATGATCGACGTTGACCACTTTAAGCACTTTAACGACACCTTTGGTCACGAAGCAGGTGATACTGTGCTGAGAGAACTTGGCGTATTTTTGAAAAGTCATACCCGTGGTTCAGATATTGCCTGTCGTTACGGCGGTGAGGAGCTAACGCTGATTCTGCCAGAAGCATCTTTAGAGGCTACCAGAGAACGAGCCGAAGCTATCCGGGAAGGAGTTAAGCACCTAAATTTACAAAATCGCCGTCAGAGCCTTGGTTCTATTACCCTATCAATAGGGGTAGCAATTTTCCCCACACATGGCTTGACAGGTTCCGCGGTGATTCGAGCAGCTGATGCGGCTTTATATCGCGCTAAACAACAAGGACGCGATCGCGTTCTTTGTGCCTCGTAA
- a CDS encoding ChaB family protein, protein MPYQQIEELPDSVKNHLPKHAQEIFLAAFNNANEEYKEEETAFKVAWSAVKRDYEKGDDGNWLKKPE, encoded by the coding sequence ATGCCTTATCAACAAATTGAGGAATTACCAGATTCCGTAAAAAATCACCTACCCAAACACGCCCAAGAGATTTTCTTGGCAGCATTTAATAATGCTAATGAAGAATACAAAGAGGAAGAAACTGCCTTTAAAGTTGCTTGGAGTGCCGTGAAACGTGATTATGAAAAAGGAGACGATGGTAACTGGCTCAAGAAGCCAGAATAG
- a CDS encoding Uma2 family endonuclease, with the protein MTNTSRLPPQTDPPLSPRLTLPTMYDLPSEDPEEPGLPDEYHGYQPPLLRQTFKPANFDPEEIFVGADLNIYYDLRHPNWYKRPDWFAVLGVPRLYDGDKLRLSYVLWQEQVSPFVVVELLSPSTEDEDLGRPVSDRGKPPTKWQVYEQILRVPYYIVSSGYTKEMQAFRLVAGAYERTELTNGRLLIPQLELSLGLWQGSYENIERTWLRWFTASGELILTPGEEAQEEVIAIQQEVAVAQAEAAVAQQRAERLAAKLRELNIDPDRLE; encoded by the coding sequence TTGACTAACACCAGTCGCTTACCACCACAAACCGATCCGCCTCTTTCACCCAGGCTGACATTGCCAACAATGTACGATCTACCTAGCGAAGATCCAGAGGAACCGGGTTTGCCAGACGAATATCACGGATATCAGCCGCCGCTGTTGAGACAAACTTTCAAGCCTGCTAACTTTGACCCAGAGGAAATTTTTGTCGGTGCCGATCTGAATATTTATTACGATCTTCGCCATCCCAATTGGTATAAACGCCCAGATTGGTTTGCCGTTTTGGGAGTTCCCAGACTCTACGATGGGGACAAATTGCGCTTAAGCTACGTTCTATGGCAAGAACAGGTCAGTCCGTTTGTTGTCGTTGAATTATTGTCGCCAAGCACCGAGGATGAAGATTTAGGTCGCCCTGTTTCTGATAGAGGAAAGCCACCTACTAAATGGCAAGTTTACGAACAGATTTTGCGCGTTCCTTATTACATTGTTTCCAGTGGCTATACGAAGGAAATGCAGGCATTTCGTCTGGTGGCTGGTGCTTACGAACGTACCGAATTGACCAATGGGCGTTTATTAATTCCTCAGTTAGAGCTAAGTTTAGGTTTGTGGCAAGGTAGCTATGAAAATATCGAACGAACTTGGTTAAGGTGGTTTACAGCATCTGGAGAGTTAATTCTAACTCCGGGTGAGGAAGCCCAGGAGGAAGTAATCGCTATCCAGCAGGAAGTAGCCGTCGCCCAAGCTGAAGCCGCCGTCGCCCAGCAGCGGGCTGAACGGCTAGCAGCAAAACTACGTGAGTTGAATATTGATCCAGATCGGTTGGAATAG
- a CDS encoding inorganic phosphate transporter: MIVFLALLAFYVAWNLGANDVANSMGTSVGSKAVTLRQALIIAGILEFTGAVLFGRAVSETLATGVVKPEVFADAPQILLIGMVSVLITCGLWLQFATSKGLPVASSHAVVGAIAGFSWVAVGVGAIDWSSIGLISFAWVITPVVSGAIAALFYSVVKRWILDQPDPLFRLREWIPWLSATLLGIFGTIVLPPVSKPIDTLLTNRFGINLPTHDIPLLIGAIATFSLTWYSWRQLDSGGWEEEKSKFPNPLEQQMARFQLLSACFVAFAHGSNDVGNAIAPLAAIAYINRTGSVPVNGFSVPLWILVLGGAGIVAGLAVWGKKVIATIGEGIIPLQPSSGFCAELATATTILLASRFGLPVSTSHALVGAVVGIGAIQSWKSIRFQTLQSIALAWVITLPISAGLGAVIFLGLRLVAT, translated from the coding sequence ATGATAGTTTTCCTCGCCCTACTAGCTTTCTACGTCGCCTGGAACTTGGGAGCAAACGACGTTGCTAACTCGATGGGAACGTCGGTAGGGTCAAAAGCTGTTACGCTGCGACAAGCATTGATAATTGCCGGTATCTTAGAGTTCACAGGTGCGGTGTTGTTCGGTCGTGCGGTATCCGAAACACTGGCGACGGGAGTTGTAAAGCCGGAAGTGTTCGCTGATGCACCCCAGATTTTACTAATCGGGATGGTTTCGGTGCTAATAACCTGTGGTTTGTGGTTGCAATTTGCCACAAGTAAAGGCTTGCCAGTAGCGTCATCTCATGCTGTAGTAGGCGCGATCGCAGGCTTTAGTTGGGTAGCGGTTGGTGTTGGTGCTATAGACTGGTCATCAATCGGGTTAATTTCCTTCGCTTGGGTAATAACGCCTGTGGTGAGTGGCGCGATCGCCGCCTTGTTCTACAGCGTGGTAAAACGTTGGATACTCGATCAACCCGATCCCTTATTTCGCTTGCGCGAGTGGATTCCCTGGTTGAGTGCGACGCTGTTAGGCATCTTTGGCACAATCGTTCTACCGCCAGTAAGTAAACCTATAGACACTCTACTTACAAACAGATTCGGGATAAATCTTCCCACTCACGATATCCCCCTCTTAATAGGCGCGATCGCTACCTTTTCCCTCACCTGGTACAGTTGGCGACAATTAGATAGTGGCGGCTGGGAAGAAGAAAAGTCTAAATTCCCCAATCCTCTGGAACAACAAATGGCTCGGTTTCAGCTACTGAGTGCTTGCTTTGTCGCCTTTGCTCACGGTTCCAATGATGTCGGGAATGCGATCGCTCCCTTAGCTGCGATCGCCTACATCAATCGTACAGGTTCCGTTCCCGTAAATGGCTTCAGCGTTCCCCTATGGATTTTGGTACTCGGCGGCGCTGGTATCGTTGCAGGTCTTGCGGTTTGGGGTAAAAAAGTTATAGCTACCATTGGCGAAGGAATCATCCCCCTACAACCTAGTAGCGGCTTCTGCGCCGAACTCGCCACCGCCACCACCATCTTACTTGCCTCCCGCTTCGGCTTACCCGTCTCCACCTCCCACGCCCTTGTTGGCGCTGTAGTTGGCATTGGCGCGATTCAAAGCTGGAAGTCCATCCGCTTCCAAACCCTGCAATCTATAGCTCTCGCTTGGGTGATTACCCTTCCCATTAGTGCTGGTCTAGGAGCGGTAATCTTTTTAGGGTTGCGTCTGGTAGCGACTTAA
- a CDS encoding EamA family transporter yields MVQLDNDQPEKYGKGDSTAAENLLRAMIQELENLQQNLIVQLNQDVERLQAEKSRLIAEIDNLQTQRQQLPSSLQDPPSQEQGAQQQYLVSQLTQALAEHLQEILMQRLSQQSGSSYRPLSGSAGDNLSPSPNEYNESAYRILASLDTTLRTTFKTLQQDISSYQGSFSQQLSRMHSLEQQGEAILEALVNRLNDQLKLQGSALPLIQPSDRENVTEPERDRQRLPESNPIALQVPATPLPLSRQPKPTSQNQLGLLLVLISTVALSIHNVVVQVVGRESNILGTFLLGGFIKLNLGNSLLILWLRMIVVLPLMAIFATGLYPNVWRDIRKFLFDPNRRGLLTVVGSGFFLFLSQVLIYIAISQIGPGVAVTILFMYPLVTVPLAWLFFGDRPTFLRVGVMIAISVGVILAAFPKIFPAGGSGVPGISPVGVGTAAVSGIAFALYLIFMQLGFKKLHPVPVSLIQFSTIFVLSSLSLMLPLPGNFAVQLIPDRRFGLIIGGVVLGILTLIGYLLNNFGVRFLGAARASIVASSGPVLTAVLAFVIIPSAQNALQPISITGILLVTLGVFALSFERLLVQNKPQQPAK; encoded by the coding sequence ATGGTGCAACTGGACAACGATCAACCTGAAAAGTATGGCAAAGGGGATTCCACAGCCGCCGAAAACCTCCTGAGAGCAATGATTCAGGAACTTGAAAATTTACAGCAAAACCTCATCGTCCAGTTGAATCAAGACGTTGAGCGGCTACAAGCTGAAAAATCCCGCTTAATCGCTGAGATTGACAATTTGCAAACTCAGCGTCAGCAATTGCCATCTTCATTACAAGACCCTCCATCCCAGGAACAAGGCGCACAGCAACAATATTTGGTCAGTCAACTCACCCAAGCGCTGGCAGAGCATCTACAAGAGATATTGATGCAGCGGCTGTCTCAGCAAAGCGGTAGTTCCTATCGACCTCTGAGTGGCTCTGCTGGTGACAATTTGTCGCCTTCGCCGAACGAATACAACGAGAGTGCTTATCGCATACTTGCATCCTTGGATACAACGCTGAGGACGACCTTTAAAACGCTGCAACAAGACATCAGCAGCTATCAAGGTTCCTTCTCGCAGCAACTCTCCCGGATGCACAGCTTAGAGCAACAAGGAGAGGCGATCTTAGAGGCTCTTGTCAATCGTCTGAACGACCAACTCAAACTACAAGGAAGTGCGCTGCCATTAATCCAGCCATCAGACCGAGAGAATGTAACCGAACCTGAACGCGATCGCCAACGCTTACCAGAAAGTAATCCTATCGCATTACAGGTTCCGGCTACCCCATTACCACTTTCCCGCCAACCTAAACCAACTTCCCAAAACCAACTCGGTTTACTGCTGGTATTAATTTCTACCGTGGCGTTGTCGATTCATAACGTTGTTGTTCAGGTCGTCGGTAGAGAAAGCAACATCCTTGGCACGTTCCTCTTGGGAGGATTCATCAAGCTGAATTTGGGGAACTCGCTGTTAATTTTGTGGCTCCGCATGATAGTAGTGTTGCCACTGATGGCAATATTCGCCACAGGACTTTATCCCAACGTTTGGAGGGATATCAGGAAGTTTTTATTCGACCCAAACCGTCGAGGACTGCTGACGGTGGTAGGGAGTGGCTTCTTCCTGTTTTTGTCCCAGGTGCTAATTTATATCGCCATTTCGCAAATTGGGCCTGGGGTTGCGGTGACGATTCTGTTTATGTATCCTCTTGTTACCGTCCCGCTAGCGTGGCTGTTTTTTGGCGATCGCCCGACTTTCCTCCGCGTGGGAGTGATGATTGCTATTTCTGTGGGTGTTATCCTCGCTGCATTTCCTAAAATCTTCCCGGCGGGTGGTTCTGGAGTGCCGGGTATTTCCCCGGTGGGAGTTGGCACAGCCGCAGTTTCAGGTATAGCCTTTGCTTTATACCTGATTTTCATGCAACTTGGCTTTAAAAAGCTTCATCCCGTACCCGTCAGCTTAATTCAGTTCTCAACCATTTTTGTCCTGTCTAGCCTCAGCTTAATGTTGCCGTTACCAGGAAATTTCGCTGTCCAGCTTATCCCAGATCGGCGATTTGGTTTGATAATCGGTGGCGTAGTATTGGGTATCTTGACTCTCATAGGCTACCTGTTGAACAACTTTGGAGTGCGCTTCTTGGGTGCAGCAAGAGCTTCAATCGTGGCTTCTAGCGGCCCAGTGCTGACGGCTGTTTTGGCATTTGTAATTATTCCCAGCGCTCAGAATGCGTTGCAGCCAATATCAATTACGGGAATATTACTGGTTACATTAGGAGTATTTGCCCTAAGTTTTGAACGGCTACTGGTTCAGAATAAACCGCAGCAACCTGCCAAATAA
- a CDS encoding helix-turn-helix transcriptional regulator, with protein sequence MASTDVQFASAANDWDLETLYTDLASAKGKRLTPVEKLHLRGLLCGYSPAEIAERLNKSAKGVGVDLCNTLYQYVKNLVSKGDEKIENWRNINEWLEEAGYKTQPSIESQISDRLQVKFIINKANISLERNNIIVDLNLRIVAPSPLEEPIIQDVDNNGKG encoded by the coding sequence ATGGCATCTACTGACGTGCAATTTGCCTCTGCTGCAAATGACTGGGATTTAGAGACGCTGTATACAGACTTGGCTTCTGCTAAGGGAAAGCGTCTGACACCGGTTGAGAAGCTACACCTGCGGGGATTGCTTTGCGGTTATAGTCCGGCTGAAATAGCTGAGAGGCTGAATAAGAGCGCTAAGGGAGTTGGAGTTGACTTGTGTAATACTTTGTACCAGTATGTGAAAAACCTGGTGAGCAAAGGTGATGAAAAGATAGAAAACTGGAGAAATATTAATGAATGGCTTGAGGAAGCAGGATATAAAACTCAACCATCTATAGAATCTCAAATCAGCGATCGCTTACAAGTAAAATTCATAATAAATAAAGCAAATATAAGTCTTGAGAGAAATAATATAATAGTTGATCTCAACCTGCGAATAGTAGCTCCGTCACCTTTAGAAGAACCAATAATACAAGACGTAGATAATAACGGTAAGGGTTAG